A segment of the Lolium perenne isolate Kyuss_39 chromosome 3, Kyuss_2.0, whole genome shotgun sequence genome:
TTTTAATAGTGCGCTAAGCTACCTACATTGAGTCCAAAGTGCAGAGATCATGTATATACTTCCATGGCATGGATAAGAGCAGATGGAAGTTTAGCGCGCTTAGTATATCTGTGAATTTATACCTCCTCAAGCTAAGAACTTCATAGTTTTTCCGCAAGTAATCTGCATGCTTGACGAGAACATCCTGGGCGTACTCCTTGCCAACAGTTCTAATCGCAGCTGTCTTAAGCAAGTTTTCTAATGAACCGTGTTTGTTCAGTAGTTTCACTGCAGTCTTGCGACCAAAACCAGGAGCCAGATGCTGGATTCCAGGAACACCATCTGCCTCATCACCCATGAAGCACCCTAAGCAGCATTACTTCCAATTCATCAGTTCAAAATAAATAACCAGACTGCAAATAATGATTAAAGTAGGGAATGGTTGCAGATTAACATAAAATGTATACACTCACTGAGGCTTAAATCTACAGTTGGATCGCATTTGTACTGTGCAACATAATGCCTCAGCGTATAAAAGGACCATCGGCCAATCTCAGGAATGGGCATGACTAGCTGAACATCTTCAGATATCAGCTGCTTGAAGTCCTTATCTGGTGAGCCAATGACAGCTCTATAACCTTCCTGCAGAACTTGGTGTGTTAAGGTAGCCACTACATCATCTGCCTCATATCCATCGACTTGCACGATCTGACTTTGCCGTTCACAAAACAAATTAGCGTCAGAATTATATAACACACAGACATTGTGGACTGCACAATTTAATACAGCCGTGCTTGCCATCTCTGCTTCGGTCACTGACTCACCGGAACATTGCACTCGCGGAGCACGTCTACCACGCGCGAATCGGCACCGGTGCCTACGCCGCGAGTCCGGTGGGCTTTGTAGGACGGCATCAGCCGCCTCCGGTACTCGTTCCCGCCTGCCCCATCGAAAACCTAGCACAATGAGACATAAATTGAGAAACTACTGAAAGGAAATGCAAAGATTACTCCAGTACAAGGTCTGGGAGGGTGTCCTCACGGCGACAACGGGGTCACGGAGGCTGACGTGCGAGAAGAAGAGCGCGAGCCATCGCGCGAAGGCGCCGAGGCTGCGCTGGGAGCCTCGGAAGCAGATGGGGTTGACGTCGAGGAAGAAGACGCGGTCCTTGGAGGGCCTCGCCGGGGCGTCGCCTCTGCCCGCCATGTGCTTGCGGGAATGCCTCGCGGACGGTGGAGGCCGTGGGCTGGAGACCGCCGAGGTGGACGGAGAGGATGCCGTCGAAGGAGGTGCGCGGAGTCGTACGGGGCGATACCTAAGAGGAGTAGCGGCTGGGGTGGCGgtggccggagctagcggcgccgCGGTGACCCCGCCCACGGCGGGCAGCAGCGGCAGTGGCATGGCGCTGCtgggtttggtgggaagaagcgtGTGGGAAGTTGTGGATGTGGATAAGGGGCCGAAAGAAAGAGAGATTGTTGCTCCAGTTCCATAAAGCCCATTAAGAGATGGGCTACAGAGTCTGCCTCGCAATTTCAGATGTGATGGGCTCGAGGGTTCTGAAATTTTGGGAGAAAGAATTCAATGCTCGCATAGGTCaggaaaaatatttccttcttttaAGTATATCAGGAAAACGAAAAGATCTTGTACTGGCGACAGCGAAGTTTTTCCTGAAAATGTGCTCTGATGCATGTTATTGCTTTTTCAAGAGATTCGAAACATAAAAACCTTCCTGCTGAAGCAACCTAGTGGCCTTCGATATGTGGAGCTTTTTCTCTTTCACCTTTTGAGCTGGTGCAACGAAATTCCAATCACATAATATTGACACGTACATGGTGCTCTTTTTTTGGGATTAATTAgtacggttttgctatgtctcagtcaactgagatttttttaagtctaagtcacttacaaaaatgTGCTTTgggttgcacttttctgttaaaaaaaatgcaattgcacttttctgatagaaatgtgcaactgaaccgagttgcacttttctttgaactgtagttgcacttttctaaattgactgagacttaagaaaatctcagtcaactaaAACATAGGCACACCCTAATTAGTAACGCGGGGATGGCAACCATAATTTAGTCCGTTAATTGTTTGAGAAGAAAGTGAATCTCCGCTACGAAACACTCTGGACCAATTCGCCACCATGTCTTGCTCTCTAATCTACCGATTCGCGAGTGCTACATCATATTATTTATAGTAAAACATTCGCCAATTGTCTTCAGGTGGTGAGAACGACCGGGAGAATGGAAGATCGGCGATGACTCGTGAGCTTTGAGAGCAACGAATATCTCCATTTCTTTTTAGGAAATCCGACGAATATAATATCTCAATCCGCCGGCCAATGGCAATATGTTACTTTTCTTGGTTCCCTCGTCCGATAGACTTCTCTTTAGCATTTGGAGTATAAAATGTTTGTAAGCTTGACGAGTTCATTCCTACGAAATAACCATAACCTTGCCATCAAAATAACATGCACtacgagcctgcaactcggtcTCTGGAGACCCTGAACTTTACATACGTCAAGACACATGGCACACAATGTTATTTTTTTGTGAAAGTGCACATGAGTTCTCATACCCATTTGGCCCCCAAAAAAATTGACATGCTTAATCACTTCTTAGCCTTCTTTCCTCTGCACTCTATTCACACACGAGTTTCATGAGTGACTTGTCACGTATGTCAGTGTGTATTCACTTAGAACGGTAGCAACGTCTCTCGGCGCTCTCAGCTTCTCCTACAAGAAACAAGGAAAATTTCAGTGCAAACTCTTATCTTCCTAAACCTGATGAACATCGCAACTGATAATGTGCTTAGGAGCAACGTTTGCTCCCCATCGGTGAGACGACTTGACATTCCAAATCTTAAAATACCCGAACACCACCCTTAGTTGAGGAGGGCCTAACAAGATAAGTCGTGTGCGGAGCTCAACATCCAACTTTCAAAGGAAATCAAAAGCGAGGTGGACCTATGGCAGAAGGCGATACTTTTCGAGGTGAGCATTTCAGACGCATGCTATATGTGTTGatgatgggggggggggggggggggacaggGCGAGTAGCCGTGTTCGGTTGGCGGTGTGGAGTGCTTTGCTATTGCGAGAGCGATAGTCTACCCATGAGATTTGCAAGACTATAAACATTGTGTTGGCCGTTTGGCTAACTTCCTTTGAGAAGGCGGTGGTGTTTTGGCTCCATGAATAGTATACCTGGCCATGTGCCGGGCCAGGCTAGGCCGAGAAAAGCCCGACACTAAAAAAATCAGGTCCAAGCCCGGTTCGGCCCGGCCAAATACCCATGAAGCCCGTTGGGCCGCATACCGGGCCATAGTGTTAAGTGCATTTTCGGGCTACCCAGGCCTAGCCCGGCCCGGTTGTCGGGGCAACGTTTTTCAGTCCTAGGCTCGGGTTtttcgggccgggctgcccatggccagacATGGTGAATAGTCATGTTGGAGTATCGAAAATTGTGCTTTTTTTTACATGGGACATAAAAAATGTTACTTTTTCCCCCAAATTTATGTACACTTGTCATCTCTTTTTCCGAAAAAATTTGTCGAGATGTATAAGCAACTGttttctaaatttttttttttttttaacaacGAGTTCATATGCACGGACAAGCCAAATTATGTTTCCTAGAAAATGATAGTCTTTTCAGGACCAAGGTGATGTGGCATACATGAGCCATGCATACTTTATGTTAGGGACGTACTAGGACTACAATTTACAAGTGAGCATGCGTATGGCAGATCCCACAGCGTCATCAAGATTATAGATCTCACGTCACATGGCAGCCGGTTAGTAAGCACAGTAGCTGACAGGCAGGCATTAATCTATGACACGCTAGTTTGGTCGTGTGTCGTCTACCTGGAAGAATGTTCCATACTTCCATGGCTTTTGCAGCCTGGACTCGTGCCGCCGCGAAGAGTCAGGCGTTCGCCGACACCGCGATTCCGCGGTGCACGCGCGTTTGTGCTGTGGCGGTGGCGCGCGTGGACCCACCCCGTCCTCCGGTGTGCCTTCTCCACCGCCGTCGTATCGTacgtgttagagatatatttcgTGTACGTATAAACGatagtctaggatagagataggACTCTCGTGTCTTGCTTTGCACTCCAAAATAATCCATGTACGCATATATATACTTgcccatgaggctcaataatatatccatcatattccgcatatctctctccctctctattatTCTACAGCACGCGCCGAGACAGCGTGCACGTCTAGGTGGAAAGCGCCAGCTGCTTGGCTAGGCATTGCGCTAGCTCGACGCGCTTATGCAGGCCCAGCAGCGGGTCCTCTGAGATATGTCTCCATATGAACTGGGGACGTACCTTCTGTTCTAGTATTAAACTGATTTCCGTTCCAAGGCATGATTAGTTGGTCACCTTTATTTTGTCCTCTGAATAATACGTATTCATGTAGTTATGTAGACTAGCAGCCTACGCGTGCCATGTACATCCGTTTTTTTCTGTTTGAAACGATGGCAAAAGGTTTTGCCATTGTCATTGGTGAAGAAAATTTGTTACAGTCAATCGGCAGTGTACTTTTCTTTAAAGCTTGAACTAGCGCAATTTGAAACTAGGTAATCAAATTATATATGCACTACTACGCCCTAATACATACAATTTCGCGGTTCCAAGTTCTAGTCACCATTGCAATTTGAAAATTCTCATGGATTTACATTACTTACCTATCGAGTAGTCCTAGAGCTTCATGAGTTGTTTCACGATGTTCTTCATAAAATACATTAAGGGACCATAGCTCTAGGTTTTCCCACAGGCCACAAATATCCAAAAAACAACCCTTTCCTTGCAATTTCATTAAAGAAACCAAAACTAGATTCATAGTATCATTTTGTTGTTCATGTAGTGACGAAAAAACTTTATAATCCAACCCATACAATGCTCCTTTAACAATGTTTGATGCAAAACTTAATTTAGATAAAAAAAATTCATCCCCGgtaatataatttttgtgaatcaaGAGCTTATATTTCTTGATCAACACAAGCaatgcatgtcatgttggatacaTGGGTTATAAATTGCTGGTACCCCCATGAACCAGGCACACTCCTGCAACAATCTTGAGGCTTTTTAGCAGCTAAGTGAGCAACTGAATTTGACCCACGTTTTACAAAGCCAAAATAAAAATAAGTAGAAAAACACATTTAGCTACTCAGTCACATTTAGAATTGGCAAGATCACCACCATGTTATTCTTTTGGTATTCCCTGAGTTCAATCGAACCATCACAATCATTTTCCAATGGATGTTTTTCAACATTTAAAATTTGTCAATGGGCATACCATCTCTTAAGGGAAAAGATTCCATTGTCAAAGCATTTTCCATTAAATCCTACCACTTCAGTCATGCAACAAGAAATTATGTCTCTCCACTGCAATTAATAGTCATTTGCTCCCACATGAGTACTATTATCAAAGGTTGCATTAGAGTTGAGGGGACGAATGCATTCCTCTAGTGATTGTTGATACTTTGGAGATTTTATCAGCATCGTCAAGTCCCCACCAGTGCAACGAGCCCATTTGAATGCTACTAAAAGCTCCAACAATCAATCAACAAGGAGACGATTGCTTTTTGCTATCGAGATCAACTATATTATGCAGGTAATAGCTCCAACATCCAAGGTTGGGAACAAGGTATTGTAAATGAGGTCTCTCGCCCATGTGATAGGACAAATCTTAGGAAACTAATATGAAACAAGTCCTTGAAGGAGGTTCAGAATATCCACACAAACGAACAATGAATAAGAGCATGCAATACCGTATCAATAGCTAGTAGACCCCAATCAAGACAAGTGTTCTACAACAACAATGTGGAGGCTTGTTTATAAGTTACAAAGCTAAACGAAAATAAGTGAAAACACTTAGCTATTCAATTTCATTAAAGATTAGAACGATCGCTGCCTTATTCTTCTTTTGTGGCTTAGAGTGTTCATTCAAACCCTCCAATCAGTTTTTAGGTGGACATTTTCAACATCCAATAGTTAGAAAGGAAGTGAACGATCTTTGCAACCGATGGCTTAGGATGTCAAAGCTTTCTCTATTAAATCAGAACACTTCAGTCTTGCAGCAAGAAACTCTCTCCTTGCATTGCGAATAGTAGATCTGGTTCTCCAGTATGATCATTAGCATCAACAACTAGATCAGATTCAATATTGACAACATTTGTTGTTGGCGTAGACCAAATCATGCATCTATCGGGTGATTGTTGACACTTCAGAGACTTTATCAACATCATCAAATCAGTAGCAATGTGAGAGCACATTTGAAAGCATTTGAAAGCTCCAATAGTAACACCATGGCAATGACCATTTCTTGCATGACATCCACCTCAAACACATTTTGTAGGAAATACCTCCAAAATCCGAGGTTGGGCAAAAGGAATTGTCAACATGTCATTAGCCCACAAGACATGATGGAGGTTAGGAAACTTGATATTAAACAAGTCCTTGAATGAGGTCCAAGATGTCCCATCAAAGAATCATTATTGAATAAGACCATGACACATAGTTCTTCAATAGCCAATAATCAAGAAGAATCTTGTTAAGCCTATGTATGTTACTATAACCTTTTCAGACTAGATTTACCTCACTAGATGATGGCAAGCAAAATTATGGTTGTTGAGGGTTCTTATGGCTAAGGAAAGTGATTTCTATGAGGATATGAAAGTGTGCACCCCATATGTTCTCACCCCAAGCCTAGACATTATCATTTACATCAGGGAGGATCAAGTTAACCTCTAACTCGTGAATTTCAAGTGATACTGATAGAATGCAGGAATTCATAAACTCAGGAGTGTTAGGGATCCATCTATCTTGCCAAATATTTGTTGAGGTCCCACCTCCAACGCATATGTGATGCCACATTTGAGACTTTCTTTCTTGGCCTTCTTTGTTTTCAAAATTATCACTTTAAGCGAGGCCACCTGTCGAAGATTATTGCTTTTATGGGTGGCGAGGCTTAGTTGGGACTATTTAGGCCCATCCTAGCTCAAAGATTTTTTTCATAACTACATGTGTCAAACCACTTTACCCCATTTACAACACAACAAAAATAGATTAACCGGCTTAACTATCGTTCAAATATTTTGGCTCCTTTTGCAAGCATGTTGAACCTCCGCCACTACCTTAATTCTACCATGCATATTAGTCATAGGCCTCGCCTAAGAAACTATAGATCTCTTATGCCTCATgacaacaagccaacctagcctTAAAAAAGCATACCTCACCAAAGATTAATTGCGACCCTCCTCTCAATTTTTTTGCTGGAAGACAGCTGCCATCGTCGATCTCGAAACACGCATTCATGTACATGGTCATGCACAACACCCATATGAGGAGACCAACGAGAGGTACAAGAGGAGTCATGGACGGTGAGAGAGATGTGCCACTATACAAAATATCTACAATGGCATGATAATTGCACTAGCGCTATAAAACCTTTTGGACTCTTGTAAAATCACACTCAATCTCCACCACTGCTTTTAGTTACCATATATTCATCATAGGCCTCGGCTAAGCAACCCAAGAACCCTTCCGCGTCACGACAACAAGCCAGAATGCCCGGTGAATTATTGTTGGCACTCCTTGCCAAACATGTGCTGGAACACAACTGTTATGGACAACGGTCACAACATGCATCAAGACACACGATAATACACATCACTCGTATGTGGAGACCAcacaagaggcggaggaggagtcaTGGACAAGGATCCAGGTGTGACTACTATATACAAAATATATACGGTGGCATGATAATTGTGTGCCAACGCTAGAAAACCTTTTCACGTCTTGTCGGTTTCTTGAACCTGCCTGGCGAGACTAATGAGAAAATATTGAACACGGGCGATATAGAAACTATTGCTCattcaagaaagtaaataaattaTTACATATCTCCCGGAATAGTATTGCTAGAAAAACTTTTGTCTATTATAAAGACCATTTCTCCATAAAAAGCAGACTAAATCACAATTACATAAATACAAGAGCCGGACCTACATACACGTCGCATTTCATGAATCAAAACCGATAATAC
Coding sequences within it:
- the LOC127344188 gene encoding uncharacterized protein — its product is MPLPLLPAVGGVTAAPLAPATATPAATPLRYRPVRLRAPPSTASSPSTSAVSSPRPPPSARHSRKHMAGRGDAPARPSKDRVFFLDVNPICFRGSQRSLGAFARWLALFFSHVSLRDPVVAVFDGAGGNEYRRRLMPSYKAHRTRGVGTGADSRVVDVLRECNVPIVQVDGYEADDVVATLTHQVLQEGYRAVIGSPDKDFKQLISEDVQLVMPIPEIGRWSFYTLRHYVAQYKCDPTVDLSLRCFMGDEADGVPGIQHLAPGFGRKTAVKLLNKHGSLENLLKTAAIRTVGKEYAQDVLVKHADYLRKNYEVLSLRRDVNVQLDERWLSTRDTCNDTSVLSNFILKFNEGKC